The sequence below is a genomic window from Brevibacillus laterosporus.
AATCTACAGACTCTCGCATGCATGGTTTTAGTAATAACTACGCAAATAGTGGCTATGGCCAACGTTATCGAGGAAATGCACATTCTCTCATGTCCCCGAACCATGCTTACAACCGTGAGTTAGCTGATCGCATTACTACAGCTGCAAAGAAAATTAAAGGGGTACAATCAGCTACTACCGTCGTCTATGGAAATGAAGCGGTTGTTGGTATTGAGTTGAAAGATCATAAAAATTCATCTCACCGCCGTACCATTGAACGAGAGGTAAACAATGAAGCAGTTAAAGCTGCTCCTCATCACCGAATTTACGTTACATCTGATACCAAGATGATATCACGTGTAAAAGGAATCGATAACAACTATCGCTCGTCCGGGTCTAACATGACGTCTGGTCCAAATACCGTTACGGGCAATCTGTCTAATGTCGGTGCAGATTTTGGCACGTTAGTCATGGACATTGGTCGTACGATAACTGCTCCATTCCGTTAAAACTAACGATCTTTATGCACAACAAAAAAACAGGGCAACGGTCAACGTCTGCCCTGTTTTTTTGTTGTTATAGAAAATAAATAAAAAACGAGGCGCCTGCTATTAGCCAGACGCCTCTGCTTGTTAGTCAATCAATTGGTTGTCTTATGCGTTAGTCGTTGTAGAAAGTTCCATTTCTGGTTCCACAACTTCTAATTCACCTAAACCACGAATTAGTTTTTTAGCAAAGACTTTCTCCGGTTTTAATACAGAAACCATGTAGTCAATGGCAACCTGCGGATCCACTGTCTCTCCGCATGTGTAGCAATCCAAAGCGGCGAATCCGCGCTCTGGGTAGGTGTGGATGGAAAGATGACTTTCCGACAAAAGAACCAATACAGTTGCTCCCTGTGGTGCAAATTGTTTAGACTGTACACTTAGAACAGTCGCACCGCATGCTTCTGCTGCTTCAACCATTTGTTTCTTCAAGAAATCTGCATCGTTCAGTAAATCAAATTGTACTCCCCAAGTGTCAATGGCAACGTGTCTTCCGAAAGTAGAATATTCCATTCTTTCGGTTCCCCCTTCCTAGCATGTGTGATAATGAAACATCGCTAGGACCTGCGTCATTCACTAACGGGGGCGGGTCTTTGGTCCACCCTTTGAAGTGAATCCTGGTTCCTATCTAGTTTTTCCAACGAGATTTAAATTATCATGGTTCTGGGAAAAACACAATACTTTTTTAAAAATTAATTCTGGAAATACCAAATTTTTCAACAAATATAAACACAGGATACCACGAAACCATAGGCTTGCCAAGCCCTTCTAGGGAAAGCTGCTCTTCTATTAGAACTATGTTTTTTAAAATTTTATGAATTAGCCGAGAACACTCGTGATTTTAATCATGAGATGAATCGGCTTCGGACAAAGCGTGTCTTCTGACACGTTAATTGACCGACTACTTCTTTGAATAACTAACAAGAACAGGTATACTAATCTTGTACAGATTGCTCATTGAAAACGGAATGTATGGGGTTGCCATAAGGAATGCTTTGTGTCGTAAAACATTCAAGCACCTTCGTCCTCTCTGACCGAAAAGCGAAAACCAAGCAGTAGGTCAGAGAGAAGAGTCCAACGTACACTTTTTTTCAATAACCGTAGGGACTACGGGGATAGCCTGCTAATTCTCACTTCGTTGGATGTGATAGCGCAGGAATCTCGTGGCTTTAGCCATGAGAGGTTCAAGCTTTCCGTTTGTACAAAAAATGGGCACCAATAGCGCCCATTTTTATACGTTTCTTTTATGCTTCTAGTACAAACAAACGATGTGAAACAGCAGACAGCTTTTGATCAATTACTGACACCGTGTCCGGTTTGTGTTCCCCTACCCAATTGCGCAGGTCAAGTAGACGATCGGTCTCTTGGCGCAACTGTGTAATCTCTTGTTCACTAGACGTTTGTACATATAGATGTTGTAATTCCTTGACGTAGCTTGCACCGTCCTGCTCAAAGATGACGGATTCCTCGGTGTCATTCACTTCTTCAATCTTCGTCACTGAACCTTCATCGTAATGATAAATAATTGTGAAGTTCTCGTAAATTCGATGCACAACAGCGTGACCCTTAAAAGCTTTCATCGCTTTACGCATCACGTTGGCAAGCCCGATATCTTTGATCGTATAGGAACTGTCGCAAATAAAGTGATTTTCAAATCTCTGGAAGGCAAGATGTATTTCGGAACTACCATCCACAACGACGATGTCACGATCCCCATTTTCAAATATCTGTTCCATCAAGAGAACTCTTTCGTTTGCAAAGAGTTGAACAAATTGCATTAATTCCTGCTCTGTCATGGTAAAAAAGGCGTTTGCGTAACTAGTAGCTAAACGCTGTGCCATACAAATCTCCCCAATTCATTGTTTTTCCTAAATACCAATCGGTTACGCATGTGTATCTGGTTGGTTGACTGGTAATGCGGAAAAGGGAGCTAAGTATCCACAAAAGATCGCTGTAGAACCTGACCTTGCCGCCCCGTGAGTCTGAACTCAAAATGGGTAATGAAGGCGGATCACCTACTTTTATCTTTATACACTTCTCTACTTTTGATTATACACAAAACAAAAATAAAAATCCTGCCCTATAAACGCAGGATTCCAAAGAAAAAAGCGATTTAGAGAGTTTACAGACGGTTTCATGGAAAAACCTCCTACATCATCACTATCTCGCAGATTTATACAATTTACAGGACGGATACAGAAGAAGTAATCGCTTTTTTTATCACCATCTGCTCTTCTTCTGATAAGTGGTAAACGGAAGTACCTTTCTCAATTGGCTTAGCATACGTCCGCGATTCTTCCCTACCATAAATACTTGTAATAACTACACCATTTTCTTGCTCATCCAAAAATGCCAAGGAAAAACTTAAATCGCTTCCCATTTCTCCAAAAGCATTATACCGATGTACAGCAATATTCCCCGCTTGTGTCGACATTTTTTGGGATAAACGATTGACTATAAATTGCTGATCGCTAAGCTTTCCTTCCCATGCATCCATATCTCCAAGCAAGCGGTTTAATGTTTCTTCCAGATTGTCTCCTTCGCTTCGAACAAAGAAACGATTCATTCTTTTACGTAAACGATTCATTTTGGTATGTAAGACGATAATATACACGAGGGTCAGCAGTGTAATTCCGCATAATCCAAAGAGGATATACGGTGACTGAATCGCGAGTAAAGCTTGCTGCATAGAAATACTTCCTTTCTCGACCAACTTCATACTAACCCATTTTAACGCCAAGCTATTGAAAAGATCAATTACTTGAGACTGTTTCCAGTAAAAAAATTACTCATTTTATTACTATAACAAGAAAAACGGCCTCTCTTCATATCGAAGAAGCCGTTTTTCATATAAACTCCGTGTCTTGAACGTTCATTCTCACCCTGCCCATTCCATCATGATTTCTGCTATACTTCCAGTAATAGCATTTCCTTACGTAGCAATCTCAATTGTGCTTTTGAACGTTTCACTTGCTCCTTATTTTTGTTTTGTAATGCTTCGTGTAGAGTCGCTAATTCATAATCAAGCTCTAGTCGCAATACAGGTATTCTTTCTTCGGCATCCCTTCTTTTCAAGGCAGCAATTACTTGGTCCATGGTTACGTTACACGCTTTTTCATAGATCACTTTTTTCTCAGCTCCTTTAATCTTTACAATTCGTACAGCCTCACCGTACCTGATGTTCTTCACTAGGGTTTGATGTTCATTAATAATTTTGACCACTGCATGGCCTTTAGCCTGCTCGATAAATTGGTACAGTACCATCGCCAGTCTAATATCTCGAACGGCGTAATGATATTCCTCAAGCTTGTATCGTTCTCCACTTTTGGCTAAAACCAACTGATGTCCACCACTATCTGCTGTAATATCCATTCGAATTGTATGAGCTGCTTCTTTTACTTTGACAGATAATCCATTCTGATGAAGCGTCTCCAATAAGGAAAGGAAAGTAGTTCGGTCAAACCAAACAATGATATTGCTGTACTCTAACTCGTTATAGGTTTTCTTCATACACTTCATCCCCCCAAAATACACCGAATTATCAGATTATAGATAAGCCCTTGGGAATGGGTTGTATATCCTATTACTGTCCAGCGATTTTTGTGACACTCCCTTGCAAGTATTTCCTGTTGGATTGCCACCCCTATTGGATACATGGTAGGAATGTTGTTCTGTTCCTTACTTACCCCGATTTAGGTTCATGAAACCAAACAAGTTACACTCTAGGAAAAACCCCCGATAGTCTGCTTATCTGTGTGGTATGATATCATATGGAGAGAATTTCGCTTTCTTCACGGCTCTAGAGCCCTTTTTGCTCTGTGATAAAGGAAAGAGGCATCTGCAGTTACATAAAATGAACAACGTACTCACTTGAAAGGAGTTTACATATGACCACTTTTTCTGGCTTTCAATCTGAGGATTTTGAGGTATTTTCCGTTGAAGGATTAGACGAGAGAATGGAAGGCATCAAAGATCAAATTCGGCCCAAATTAACCTTTCTAGGTGAACATTTTGCTCCTCAACTTGGTCTGGCACTAGGAGATGAAATGTTTTATCATGTAGCCAAACACGCACGTCGTACGGTTAATCCACCTAAAGATACATGGGTAGCTTGGGCAAATGACAAACGAGGTTACAAAAAACATCCTCATTTTCAAATTGGACTGTGGGGCACTCACCTATTTGTTTGGTACGCCCTTATTTATGAGTCTCCGTTTAAACAAGAAATCGGACAAAACATGGAAAAACATTTGAAGAAGATCATGTCCCTTGTGCCAGGACATTTTCAGTGGTCTCCAGATCATATGCAACCACACAGTACGTCACAAGTTGAGTTGGGTGAAGAAGGACTATTAAACCTTATCCAACGTCTTCAAACTGTAAAAAAAGCAGAAATCCTTTGCGGAATCACTATTGATAAAAATGATTCAATTTTACGAGATGGTGAAGCGCTTGTAGCTCACTTAGAGGAAACCTTCCAAGTCCTTACTCGTTTGTACATGCTAAATCGGCAAGTATAGGGGGCACTTTCTAGTAAATTGGTATGCTTTCTACTATCTATATGCAAAAGAACAGGTCCTTTTTCATGCAATTGTAAAGAACCTGTTCTTCTTTTTAATAAAAAGTTCAAAAAGAGCGTCATGGCTTCCCTTGGAACGTTTTTTGTATAATGGTTTGAAACTCATTTACATCCCCCATCATTCGATTGAACAACTCCTGAACAGTAGGGACATCATGGATTAAACCTACCACTTGTCCTGCCCAACCAAATCCATGCTCTGCATCCCCATCGTAGATAAAGCGACAATTGTTCCTGCCACTAATATATTCACGCAAGCCCTCATATCCTACGCCTTGTTTTTCTAGTTCTATAATATGCTCAGAGCCTTTCGTACTCACCACACGTGCAGGAGTACCCAGTGAACGCTTGATAACGGTAGTATCATGCTCAGTCGCCTGGATAAGCGCCTGCTTGTAGGCAGCATGTGCATGAACACATTCTTGTGTTGCAATAAACCTAGTCCCCATTTCCACTCCTTCCGCCCCTAATGCAAGCGCTGCCAATAATCCCCGACCATCACCGATACCACCACTTGCAAGTACAGGGATATTTACCGAATCAACTACACGGGGAATAAGCACGAAGGTTCCAATATCATCACGTCCTAAATGGCCCCCACCTTCCTGACCAACTGCCATTACAGCATCTGCTCCTATCGCTTCCGCTTTTTGTGCTTGTCTGACCGCTGCCACCAGCACCATACGTTTCATACCATATCCATCCGTACGACGAATCAGCGGCTCTGGATTCCCTCCTGTGATACTGATGACGCCAATTCCTTCTTCTATGGCTACATCCAACATTTCTTCATAAGGACGATCATGCTGACCAATAGCAAAGTTAACACCAAAAGGCTTTGTCGTTAATGTACGTACCTTTTGGATTTCAGCTCGCAAAGAATCTGGTGAAGGTAACGACATGGCCGTTATTTGACCTAGTCCACCTGCCTCGGATACCGCAGCTGCCAATTCGGCATATGCCAGATGTGCCAATCCCCCTTGTATAATGGGGTACATAATGTTGAGCATCTCAGTAACTCTCGTATTCATCCTTAACCCTCCTTTCTGTTTTTCTTAACCTTCTGCTTTAAAAGGGATAAATCCTGCTATTACGGGAGTTATGCAAAAAAAAACACTTGCTTTCCCCCCCAATTTGCTATACTCAATTTTGTTGTTTTTCAAACTATTATAAAATAAAGTGAGGCGATACGATAATGAGACAGGATAAAACCCCCTTGTTTAGCGGATTGGTGGAACATGCAGAGAGGAATCCCATTCAATTTCATATTCCAGGCCACAAAAAGGGGACGGGAATGAATCCTACGTTCCGAGAATTCATTGGGGAGAACGCTTTATCAATTGACTTAATTAATATCGCCCCACTAGATGATTTGCACCATCCAAAAGCAATAATTAAAGAAGCACAGGATTTGGCGGCAGAAGCATTTGGTGCTGACCATACCTTTTTCTCTATACAAGGGACAAGCGGTGCAATCATGGCAATGATCATGGCAACTTGCAATCCTGGAGATAAGATTATTTTGCCTCGAAATGTGCATAAGTCTGTGACCGCTGCCATTATTTTTGCCGGTGCTATTCCAGTCTTTATACACCCAATCATGGATGAACAGCTAGGAATTGCTCATGGCATCACACCAAAAGCAGTACGAAAAGCAATGAGCGCCCATCCTGATGCAGCTGCCCTATTGGTCATTAATCCAACTTATTTTGGGATAGCTGGGGATTTACAACAAATCGTAGAAATTTCCCATGAGTATAATGTACCTGTCCTAGTAGATGAAGCTCATGGTGCTCATATTCATTTTCATGAGGATATGCCATTATCTGCTATGCGAGCAGGCGCAGACATGGCTGCTACCAGCGTTCACAAGTTGGGAGGCTCCCTCACCCAAAGCTCCATTTTAAACGTAAGAGAAGGGCTTGTAGACGTCGACAGAGTGAAAACCATTCTGAGCATGCTAACGACAACATCCACTTCCTACATTTTGCTCGCTTCCTTAGACATGGCTAGACAGCATTTAGCCTTACATGGAAAGCAAATGATAGAAAACTCCATTCGTATGGCTAACGCTGCGAGAGATGAAATTAACAAAATCCCTCGTCTGCGTTGTATAGGAAAAGAAATTTTAGGGATGCCGGCTGAGTACGCCATGGACCCGACTAAATTGCTCATTCATGTACGTAACCTCGGAATTACTGGCTGGGAAGTTGAGAATTGGTTACGAGAAAAATATAACATTGAAGTAGAAATGAGCGATCTCTACAACATTCTTTGCTTTGTGACGGCAGGAGACACTGAAGAAACCGTTGGTACATTAGTTTCTGCCTTGCAGCACCTAGCAGTTGAATTTGCTCATGCGGAACCAAGTGATTTAATTGAAATTTCATTGCCTGAAATCCCCGTGATCTCCCTTTCACCACGTGATGCTTTTTATTCTGAAACGGAAATTGTCCCACTCGAACTTGCAGAAGGACGCATCATCACGGAATTCATTATGGTTTATCCTCCTGGTATTCCCATTTTATTCCCAGGAGAGGTTGTCACATCTGACAACATTCATTACATCAAAGAGAACCTGCGTGTAGGTCTTCCTGTACAAGGTCCTGAAGATGAAACCATTCAAACTATCAAGGTCGTAAAACGCCAAGCAGCTATACATGAATAACACATAAAAAGGTCCTCTCCTTTCTGATATTGACAAGGAGAGGATTTTTTGTCACTCTATTTAACAAAACTTCGAAACTTTTCTAGACTTTATGACGTATAGTAAATTAGGTAGTCCATACTTAATATATGCCCTACGTCGCCTGAGAAAAGGAGAAATGACATGAACACCACATCCACCACCACGAATCCCTATTCCTACTTGCTATGGATCGGGTATCTTATCCTTGCTATTGGCGGTTCTGCCTTATATGGAGGTAGTCTCAGCCTACATTTTGATCACTGGTCATTTGATCTCGGTGCGTACTGGGTCATCATATCCGCTAGTTGTAGCTGGATTCTTTTATTTGGAATCACCTATCTGATTGGCTATAAGAAAATCAGTTTACGCTGGCTGGTTCAAATTAGCTTGGAGACCACCGTATACGGTGTTACCGTTCTTATTGCTGCCTCTTTAGTTAACCTTATAGCAAGAGGATTGCATTTCCCAAGCTTATTGATGGTAACTCCCAATATCTTACTTGTCCTTTTCTCCAACATTTTAATGGCCGATCATTATATCAGCGAAATGAAAACCCAAAATTTTCCAAAACAACTATCCCTTCTCTTGTGGCTTGCGCTGTTAGATGGGTTCGGTATATTCTTTTTATACTTTTTCAGTAAGATGTTCTAATAAACTAAAAACTACTTGCTTACCATATCAAAAGGCTGATAGGAAATTATATCCTACCAGCCTTTTTGTATTATTATTCGTCTTCGTCCTCATCATCGTCGTCATAAGAACTAAATAAGGATGTATACAGACCTTCCTCATCATCACGATCATCCAACCATACTAAACGATTGCCACCGATTGCGATCTCAGATGGTTCAGCATCACTATCAAATGGAGATCTGAAACGTTGCTTATCCATATCATACATGACATAGCGATCAAGATCGTCTCCGCCTTTTTCTACTTCAGTTTCATAGAAAATGATATTTTTCGATACGATCGGCTTCTCTTGATCTCCTTCTTCTTCATATAGAAGATCAGTACGATTCATCTTGAATGAATACACGAAAATGTCTTTATCTTTTGTATCACTATTATAAGCAGACCAAGCTGCAAATCCATCGCCAAGACCGATACTGTCTGCATTTTCTACTTCTTCCTTCATGATACGTCCGCCATCTTCATAATCATAAATGACAACATCTTGATAATTATCGTCATCGCCATCAATCAAAGCTACAGCTTTATGATTAATAGCAACACTGCGAATGCCACCTTTGGATTCATGCAGTTCAGATGTTTTATTCTTTTTTAAATTGGTTAGATTAGCGGTATTCGAGCGTTTGCTACCACTTACCCAAACAAGATGTTCATTATAAATAGCATACAAACCTTCTACGACATCTGTTTTCTTAGTAGTGATCTTGGTAGATTCACCTGTTTCGATGTCGTAAGCCACTAATACATTATCATCATTATCGTAGTAAACCACGTAAGAATCACTTACCACTGGATGCTCTGCTTCATGCTTTTCGGGAGAAACAGTAGTAGTTCTACGAGTTTTGGCATCATACAGCATAACGCGAGATTCTTTTTTACCTTCCTTCAAGAAGGCAACATGGTTTTTGCTAGCTGCTGGAGAAGCTACATTTTTTAAATTTTCGCCCTTGCCAAGCACTTTGCTTTTCTCTTTTTTCGTGTCATATAATTTCAATGTCAAGTTGTTGCTTTTACCTGTAGCATATAGCACGTAGCGTCCACTCATCACAGGAGGCATTTTTTCATTGTAATCACTATTAACTTTATACGAATTATCTTTATTGGTATCTAGATAATACAATGAGCTACCCGTTCCATATAAAAGATAACGTCCGTTGAAATCAAACAGCTTTTCATCTCCTCTTTCGTGGGTCAACACTTTGGATTTACTGCTCTCTTGTTGCGTTTTTTCAATATTACCGCTTATTTGGTTCAAGAAAACGATATCATCGTCAACAATGATGGGATGAGCTGGTGTAGCCTTCCCCCAGTAAGTTTTATACTCTTTAGAAGATCCTAATATATTATGATACAATTCAGATTTTCCGTTACGCTCATCTTGCCAAACCACTTGGTCATCATAAACGGAAGGATGGCTAGCTTTTCCGCTTGTGGATATGCGTTGTTCTTTGCTGTTGTTTACTTCAATCGCATAAATATTTGTTCCACCATCACGCTTGTCTTTCCAAACAACTACACCATCTTTAAAGCTTAGCTCTTCTGGATCAGTTACTCTTGCACTTTGGCTCGTAAGTTCACGCTCTTTATCCTTTTTCAGATCATAAGCATATAATTGGTAACGATTGTTTTCCACTTGAGCCCAAACTACCGTATTTCCATCGATACGTGGTGCTACTTTCTTAGATTT
It includes:
- a CDS encoding sporulation protein, which encodes MKKILYTASCLVLLTAVTACGTTTKQGAQTHSYRSNQMTPSGYGTMGTNNYNGAMTYNGYGYNGYGTDRGNYPHSGLYQSTDSRMHGFSNNYANSGYGQRYRGNAHSLMSPNHAYNRELADRITTAAKKIKGVQSATTVVYGNEAVVGIELKDHKNSSHRRTIEREVNNEAVKAAPHHRIYVTSDTKMISRVKGIDNNYRSSGSNMTSGPNTVTGNLSNVGADFGTLVMDIGRTITAPFR
- a CDS encoding adenosylmethionine decarboxylase, which translates into the protein MEYSTFGRHVAIDTWGVQFDLLNDADFLKKQMVEAAEACGATVLSVQSKQFAPQGATVLVLLSESHLSIHTYPERGFAALDCYTCGETVDPQVAIDYMVSVLKPEKVFAKKLIRGLGELEVVEPEMELSTTTNA
- a CDS encoding DUF4446 family protein — protein: MQQALLAIQSPYILFGLCGITLLTLVYIIVLHTKMNRLRKRMNRFFVRSEGDNLEETLNRLLGDMDAWEGKLSDQQFIVNRLSQKMSTQAGNIAVHRYNAFGEMGSDLSFSLAFLDEQENGVVITSIYGREESRTYAKPIEKGTSVYHLSEEEQMVIKKAITSSVSVL
- a CDS encoding DUF1054 domain-containing protein; the encoded protein is MTTFSGFQSEDFEVFSVEGLDERMEGIKDQIRPKLTFLGEHFAPQLGLALGDEMFYHVAKHARRTVNPPKDTWVAWANDKRGYKKHPHFQIGLWGTHLFVWYALIYESPFKQEIGQNMEKHLKKIMSLVPGHFQWSPDHMQPHSTSQVELGEEGLLNLIQRLQTVKKAEILCGITIDKNDSILRDGEALVAHLEETFQVLTRLYMLNRQV
- a CDS encoding nitronate monooxygenase, which translates into the protein MNTRVTEMLNIMYPIIQGGLAHLAYAELAAAVSEAGGLGQITAMSLPSPDSLRAEIQKVRTLTTKPFGVNFAIGQHDRPYEEMLDVAIEEGIGVISITGGNPEPLIRRTDGYGMKRMVLVAAVRQAQKAEAIGADAVMAVGQEGGGHLGRDDIGTFVLIPRVVDSVNIPVLASGGIGDGRGLLAALALGAEGVEMGTRFIATQECVHAHAAYKQALIQATEHDTTVIKRSLGTPARVVSTKGSEHIIELEKQGVGYEGLREYISGRNNCRFIYDGDAEHGFGWAGQVVGLIHDVPTVQELFNRMMGDVNEFQTIIQKTFQGKP
- a CDS encoding aminotransferase class I/II-fold pyridoxal phosphate-dependent enzyme, whose product is MRQDKTPLFSGLVEHAERNPIQFHIPGHKKGTGMNPTFREFIGENALSIDLINIAPLDDLHHPKAIIKEAQDLAAEAFGADHTFFSIQGTSGAIMAMIMATCNPGDKIILPRNVHKSVTAAIIFAGAIPVFIHPIMDEQLGIAHGITPKAVRKAMSAHPDAAALLVINPTYFGIAGDLQQIVEISHEYNVPVLVDEAHGAHIHFHEDMPLSAMRAGADMAATSVHKLGGSLTQSSILNVREGLVDVDRVKTILSMLTTTSTSYILLASLDMARQHLALHGKQMIENSIRMANAARDEINKIPRLRCIGKEILGMPAEYAMDPTKLLIHVRNLGITGWEVENWLREKYNIEVEMSDLYNILCFVTAGDTEETVGTLVSALQHLAVEFAHAEPSDLIEISLPEIPVISLSPRDAFYSETEIVPLELAEGRIITEFIMVYPPGIPILFPGEVVTSDNIHYIKENLRVGLPVQGPEDETIQTIKVVKRQAAIHE